The following is a genomic window from Bacteroidia bacterium.
CATGCAGGTGATGAAGCCCCAGAGGAAAAACAGGCCGGTCACGACCATGAAGGGTAAACGGTAGGTCTGTTCCTCTGTCTGCGGTGCCGCCTGTTCTGTCATATTGCTCTCGTGGTGTTACGCCATGCGCTACCGCACGACAATTTCGTCAAGGAAAATCCATGTCTTGCCGCCCGCGCCTGCGTGCCACGGGGGACACGCGGGCATCGCGCGCGCCTGCATGCGGACGTATCGCGCGCGCGGGATGTCCACCGGCACGACAGCGTCGTATGTGAACGACTGCTCTGCGCGGTCCCGCTCCGGCGGCGTAACGGTGCCCGCCTCGGTGAAGGTAATGCCATCACGCGAGGTGGACAGGGTCACGGCGCGCGGCAGGAATATCCACGCTTGCTGGTAGTGTAAAAAGCCGACCCGCAACTCGCGCAGACTTCGCTCCGCACCGAGATCGATCACCGCTTCGACATCCCGACCTTCATGCCCCTGCCAGTTCCCGTCCCGAAAGGACGCGGAGCCGCGTATGCCGTCGGTGAGCGCAGCGGGTCCGCCCGCACTGTAGCTCCTGGACGGTGGCTGCGCTAACGTGACTGCGGCGGAAAACCCCATGTGAATGTCGTAACGCAGTTGTCTGGCGGGACTGACACGCGTGCCCGGGCCTACCGCATACGCCGAGAGCATGCCCTCGCCGTGAAGGAGAAAAGGACGCCTGAATTTCTCGGAAGCTGTGGTGTCCGGACCGTGCGCATAGCGCAGCGAGAGTCCCGGCTGACCAGCTTTCAAAGTCATGCGCAAGCCTCCCGCAGCGGTGTCGCTGACGCTATGGAATCGCACGGGCGGCGCTTCGTACCCGTAGCCGATGGACAGGGTGTCCATTCGGGGATAGAAGCGCTGGACGCGATCGTGAAAGTGTAGCCAGTCGCGCGCCTGCGCGGGCGACCACAGCACTTCAGCCATGGCGAGAATGCGGGGAAAGACCTTCGATTCCA
Proteins encoded in this region:
- a CDS encoding family 20 glycosylhydrolase; the encoded protein is GGPFEVANDWGVFKDIYCAGKDETFRFLEDVLTEVIALFPSEYIHIGGDEAPKYRWEHCADCRRRIREEGLADEHELQSWFIGRIGTFLRERGRKLIGWDEILEGGLPEGATVQSWRGFEGAAAAARAKHYAIVSPTSHAYFDYDVATTDLAKVYSFDPIPPDLKPSEAAYILGGECNMWTEHAPQHLVESKVFPRILAMAEVLWSPAQARDWLHFHDRVQRFYPRMDTLSIGYGYEAPPVRFHSVSDTAAGGLRMTLKAGQPGLSLRYAHGPDTTASEKFRRPFLLHGEGMLSAYAVGPGTRVSPARQLRYDIHMGFSAAVTLAQPPSRSYSAGGPAALTDGIRGSASFRDGNWQGHEGRDVEAVIDLGAERSLRELRVGFLHYQQAWIFLPRAVTLSTSRDGITFTEAGTVTPPERDRAEQSFTYDAVVPVDIPRARYVRMQARAMPACPPWHAGAGGKTWIFLDEIVVR